The following proteins are encoded in a genomic region of Cervus elaphus chromosome 15, mCerEla1.1, whole genome shotgun sequence:
- the ZNF488 gene encoding zinc finger protein 488, which produces MATGKGVLRSPSAENRWRLSESEQGWGRKPVLLEKTNRLGSETALDGSGQDEACAEMVLSMAPGKLRLGKLMPRKTWWEQGQSAFTEVPRLKKRLGGGQAQDREHSGPAGQPGPQQLTLDIPRDLTRSTCVSVWPSGARREQRSAFSKPARGPAGRLGPASVFQVGEPADALGELLGLINTVDVTCWGQLSNSKLLGDFWNLHTVPPNAPLCGTFLGTPTLWLKRTMVQIPTPPSSSSTNSWALLPPTLTSLGLSTQNWCAKCNLSFRLTSDLVFHMRSHHKKERAGPDLHSKRLRAEALTCPICHEYFRERHHLSRHMTSHS; this is translated from the coding sequence ATGGCTACTGGGAAGGGAGTTCTGCGGAGCCCTTCAGCTGAAAACAGATGGCGACTTAGTGAATCTGAGCAGGGCTGGGGCCGGAAGCCGGTGCTACTGGAGAAAACGAACCGCCTGGGCTCTGAGACTGCCCTGGACGGCAGTGGCCAGGATGAGGCCTGTGCCGAGATGGTACTGTCAATGGCCCCAGGCAAGCTCAGGCTGGGAAAGCTGATGCCCCGGAAGACTTGGTGGGAACAAGGGCAGAGCGCCTTCACAGAGGTGCCTCGGCTCAAGAAGAGGCTTGGGGGCGGGCAGGCCCAGGACAGGGAGCACAGTGGCCCTGCAGGccagcctggcccccagcagCTGACCCTCGATATCCCCAGGGACCTAACCCGCAGCACCTGTGTCTCTGTGTGGCCCAGTGGAGCCCGCAGGGAGCAGAGAAGTGCCTTCAGCAAGCCAGCCAGGGGTCCAGCAGGGAGACTGGGACCAGCCTCTGTCTTTCAGGTGGGTGAACCTGCAGACGCCCTGGGAGAACTGCTGGGACTCATCAACACGGTTGATGTCACTTGCTGGGGTCAACTTTCCAACTCCAAGCTTTTGGGTGATTTCTGGAACCTGCACACAGTGCCACCAAATGCTCCTCTCTGTGGCACTTTCCTGGGCACCCCCACGCTGTGGCTTAAGCGCACCATGGTCCAGATCCCCACacccccatcctcctcctccaccaaCTCTTGGGCCCTGCTGCCCCCTACGCTcacctccctgggcctgtccACCCAGAACTGGTGCGCCAAGTGCAACCTGTCCTTCCGCCTGACCTCCGACCTGGTCTTCCACATGAGATCTCACCACAAAAAGGAGCGTGCGGGGCCCGACCTGCATTCTAAGAGGCTGAGAGCAGAGGCCCTCACGTGCCCCATTTGCCACGAGTACTTCCGCGAGCGCCACCACCTCTCCCGGCACATGACTTCGCACAGTTAA